Genomic DNA from Sphingobium sp. V4:
GTCGGAATGCCCAATGCAGGCAAGTCGACGCTGATCAACCAGGTGACGAACACCAAGGCGAAGGTCGGCGCATACGCCTTCACCACCACCAAGCCGCAGCTGGGCGTGGTGCTGCACCGCGACCGCGAATTCGTGCTGGCCGACATTCCGGGCCTGATCGAGGGCGCCGCCGAGGGAGCGGGCATCGGCGACCGCTTCCTGGGCCATATCGAGCGCTGCCGCGTTCTGCTGCACCTGATCGACGCGACCGGCGACGATCCCGTCGACGCCTTCCGCATCGTGACCGACGAACTGGCCGCCTATGGCGGCGGACTGGAAGACAAGCCGCAGATCGTGGCGCTCAACAAGGGCGACCTTCTGGGGAAGGAACTGATGGAGGACATCGCCGCACAACTGCGCGAGGAAGCGGGCGTGGAGGACGTGTTCATCATTTCCGGCGCGACCGGCGAAGGCGTCGGCGCGCTGATGGACGCCGTGCTGCCGATGCTGGATCAGGACGCCGAGGATGAAGAGGATGAGGATGGCGGCGAGGAAGGCGAAGCCACCTGGTCGCCGATCTGACCGCGAATAGGCTAAACGGATATTCAGTCCCGTGACCAACCCCCTCTCCGGTTTTCCCCCTGAACTTGTCCGTCGCCTGGTCATCAAGATCGGGTCGGCCCTGCTGGTCGATCCGGCCGGCGAGGTGCGCGTCGACTGGCTGCGCACGCTGGTCGCTGATGTCGCGATCCGCAAGGCGGCGGGGCAACAGGTCATCATCGTGTCGTCGGGCGCGATCGCGCTGGGCGCGCGGCGGCTGAAGCTGCCCAAGGGCGGGCGCGGCAGCCTGGAAGACGCGCAGGCGGCGGCAGCCACCGGGCAGATCGCCCTGTCGCAATGCTGGGCCAGCCTGCTCGCGGAAAAGGGCATTACCGCCGCGCAGATGCTGGTGACGCTGGACGATCTGGAGAACCGGCGGCGCTACCTCAATGCATCGGCGACGCTGGAGCGGCTGATGGCATTGGACGTCGTGCCGGTGGTCAACGAGAATGACAGCGTGGCGACGGCCGAGATCCGCTTCGGCGACAATGATCGGCTGGCGGCGCGTATCGGACAGGCGGCACGGGCTGACGCGGTTGCGCTGCTTTCCGATGTGGACGGGCTTTACACCGCCAATCCGCACGCCGATGCCAGCGCCATGCTGATAGAGACAATCGAGACGATCGACGCGCGGATCGCGGCGATGGCGGACGGCGGTTCGGCGTCGGGCATGGGTTCGGGCGGCATGGTGTCGAAGATCCAGGCCGCGCGCATCGCGACCGGCGCGGGCGCGCACCTGGCCATCATTTCGGGCAAGGTCGATGCGCCGCTGTCGCACTGGGCGAATGGCGGAAAGGGGTCGATTTTCCTGGCGGCGCAAGCGAAAGGCGCGCGCAAGGGCTGGCTGGCGGGTCGCCTGACGACGCGCGGGCGGCTGATCGTGGACGCCGGCGCGGAGAAGGCACTGGGCAAGGGCAACAGCCTGTTGCCCGCCGGCGTCGCGCGCGTCGAGGGCGTGTTCGATCGCGGTGACGTTGTCGACATCGTCGCGCAGGATGGCCGGGTGATCGCGCGCGGGCTGATCGAATATGACAGCGAAGCGGCAGGGAAGATCGCCGGTCGCCGCAGCGAGGAGATCCCCGTGCTGCTGGGCGAAATGCCACGGTCGGTGCTGGTCCATCGCGACCATATGGCGATGATCTGACCATGACCCCCTTCCGGATTGCAATGACCGGCGCGACGGGGTTCGTCGGCGCCGAAGTGCTGGAGCAGGCGCTGGGCGAAGGACTGCGCGTCAACGCGCTGACTCGCCGGGCGCAGCCGCCGCGCGCGAAGCTGAAATGGGTGCCGGGGTCGCTGGAGGATGCTGCCGCGCTCGACACGCTGGTGCGCGACGCCGACGCGGTGGTGCATATCGCGGGCGTCGTGAATGCGCCCGATCGCGACGGGTTCGAGGCCGGCAATGCGCGCGGCACCGTGGCGGTGGTCGACGCGATGCGCCGGCGCGGGATCAGGCGGCTAGTGCATGTGTCCTCGCTGGCGGCGCGCGAACCGAATCTGTCCGACTATGGCTGGTCCAAGGCGCTGGCCGAACGCCATGTGAAGGCGAGCGGCCTCGACTGGACGATCGTGCGGCCGCCCGCCATCTACGGGCCGGGCGACCGGGAAATGCTGGAGCTGTTCCGCATGGCCAGGCGCGGCATCATGATGCTGCCGCCGGGCGGACGGCTGTCGGTCATCCATGTCGGCGATCTCGCCCGGTTGCTGCTGGCGCTGGCGCAGGAGAAGGAAAGCAGCCTGACCCGCACCTTCGAGGTGGATGACGGCACGCCCGAGGGCTGGGATCACAAGGAATTCGGCGCAGCGATCGGCCGGGCGGTCGGGCGGGCAGTCAGGACCGTGGCGACGCCCGAATGGCTGCTGAACGTCGCCGCCCGCACCGACCGGCTGGTGCGCGGACGGAAGGCCAAGCTGACGCCTGATCGGGTCGATTATTTCTGTCACCCCGACTGGGTGGTCACGAAGCGCAAGCAGCCACCCAAGCGGCTGTGGCTGCCGCAGGTGCAGACGGAGGAGGGGTTGAAGGCGACCGCCGAAGCCTATCGGGAGAAGGGCTGGCTATAACGCCGGCCAGAACGTCCATCAGGGCAAGGCGGCGAGGCGGCGGACCCGCTCCCTGTCCTTGGGACGGCCAAAGCCGGTCAGGAGTTGCTGAAGCTCCAGCCGTTCAGGCATGAAGAGCGTCACCCCGTCGATCTGAACCGGGCAACGGGTTTCAGGCTGGACCGCGCGCCAGCCCTCCGTCGACCGATAGTGGAAGCCGGCCATGAACTCCACCGGCAACGGCGCTTCCAGCCAGATGCCGAAGATGGCGGAGCGGAAGATGTCAGAGCCTGTGTCCCGCTGACAGATCACGCCAATGGCGGGCAGGATGCGGGCGGCGTCGGCGACGCTCAGCAGCACGTCCACATCGGCGACCGTCCCGGCATCGGCGCCATGCAGGGCAACCGCCGCGCTGGCGATGATCCACCAAGGATCACAAGCGGCGGCCATCACCGTCCCGACCGCCTTCAGCGATGCCGCCAGCGCCGGATCGATCCCAGCCCCTGTGCGCTTTCCCGCGGCATTGAGTGCACCGACAGGCAAGGGCGGCTTGTTCGGCATCGCCTAATCGCGATCCTCCGCCGCAGGTTTCTTCGCGCGCTGCTCCGCCAGAAACTCACTGATCGCCTGGCCGCTCGCGTTGAGCAGCGGATAAGTGCGCGCATCGCTCAGCCAGTCAGGACGCCGGGCAGCGCTGCCGTAGAATGTGTCATAGACCAGGCTGAAGGCGAGGAAGACGAGCGTCGCGCCGATCAATCCCTTCACCGCGCCGAAGCCCGCACCCAGCACACGGTCCACCGGCCCGAGGATCGACTGGCGCGTGCGGCGGCCGATGGCATGGGCGATCAGCTTGCCGACGCCGAAGGTGACGCCGAAGACGAGGACCAGCGCCAGCATCGCCGCGCCGCTGCTGTTGCCGACGAAGGCGCTGAGCAGTTCGGCGGCCGAGGCGTGGAACAGGCGGATGGCGAAGATCGCCAGCACCCAGGCGATGAGCGAGAGGGTTTCCAGCACGAAGCCGCGCAGCAGGCCCAGCACGGCGCAGCCGCCGATGGCGAGCAGGACGAGAATGTCGATGGCGTTCATTGCCAGCGTGGCTATCCGCGTCCCAGCATCTGGTCAACCAGCTGGGCAAGGGTGCGAAAACCGCTGACCGCGATTCCCTTCACCCCGTCGGCGGCGGACGCCGGAATATAGGCGCGGTCGAAGCCCAGTTTCGCCGCTTCGCGCAGACGCAGCGGTGAATGGGCGACGGGGCGGATTTCGCTCGACAGGGCAATTTCCCCGAAGAGGACGATATCGGCGGGGACCGGCCGTTCCGACATGGCGGAGATAAGCGCCGCCGCGACGGCGAGGTCGGCCGCCGGGTCCGACAGGCGATAGCCGCCCGCGATGTTCAGATAGACTTCGCAGGTGGAGAAGCTGAGGCCGCAGCGCGCCTCCAGCACCGCCAGGATCATGGCGAGCCGGCCGCTGTCCCAGCCGACCACCGCGCGCCGAGGCGTCGCGCCACTGGAGAGGCGCACGACCAGCGCCTGTATTTCCACCAGCACCGGGCGAGTGCCCTCCAGCGCGGGGAATACAGTCGCGCCCGTCACCGTCTCGTCGCGGTTGGTGAGGAACAGGGCGGACGGGTTGGCGACCTCCTCCAGCCCCTCGGCGACCATGGCGAAAACGCCGATCTCGTCGGTGCCGCCAAAGCGGTTCTTGACCGCGCGCAGGATGCGATACTGGTGGCTGCGTTCCCCCTCGAAGGCCAGCACCGTGTCGACCATATGTTCCAGCACGCGCGGGCCCGCGATGCTGCCATCCTTGGTGACATGGCCGACGAGGATGAGCGCGGTGCCGCGCTGCTTGGCGAATTTGATAAGTTCCTGGGATGAGGCGCGGACCTGGCTGACGGTGCCGGGCGCGCCCTCGATCAGGTCGCTGTGCATCGTCTGGATCGAATCGATGATCAGCAAGGCGGGCGGCGCCCCCTCCCCCAGCGTCGTCAATATGTCGCGGACCGAAGTGGCGCTGGCGAGCTGGACGGGCGCGTTGCCAAGGCCGAGGCGCTGAGCGCGCAGGCGGACCTGATCGGCCGCTTCTTCGCCGCTGATATAGGCAACCGACAGCCCGCGCGAGGCGATGCGCGCTGCCGCCTGAAGCAGCAGGGTCGACTTGCCGATGCCCGGATCGCCGCCGATCAGCGTCGCGGACCCGGTGACGATGCCGCCGCCCAGCGCCCGGTCGAACTCGGCAATGCCCGTGCTGGTCCGCGGCGGCAGCTCGACCGCGCTGTCGAGGCCAACCAGGGTGATCGCCCGGCCGCCATTTTGCAGGTCATGGCGCGCGGAGAAAACGGTCTCGCCCGCTTCCTCGACGATGCTGTTCCATTCGCCGCAATCCTCGCACTGGCCCAGCCACCGGCTGGTGACGGTGCCGCATTGCTGACAGACGAATTTGCGTTTTGCCTTGGCCATGCTTCCGATATGCCGAGCCGACGCGAACATTGCAAGAACATCGCGGCTTGAGCTGGAAACATACAGCGCGCTGGCGCATTGATACGGCATGAAAACGATCCGTGTCGCCAGCTATAATATCCGCAAGGCCATCGGCACGGACCGGCGACGGGTGCCCGAGCGGGTGCTGGAAGTGCTGGCCGAGGTGGATGCGGATATCGTCGCCTTGCAGGAGGCGGACCGGCGATTCGGGGTGCGCTCCGCCGCCATTCCGCCGCTGCTGATGGACCAGCAGAGCAGCTATCGGCCGGTGCCGCTCAACGTCCAGGTGGACAGCATGGGCTGGCACGGCAATGCGCTGCTGGTGCGCAAGGAAGCCGAGATCGGCGCGCATGACGTGCTGCACCTGCCCTATCTGGAGCCGCGCGGCGCGACCATGGCGGAGGTTTCCCTGAAGGGCGCGGCGGTGCGCGTGTTCGGGATGCATCTGGACCTGTCGGGCCTGTGGCGGCGCAAGCAGGCGGCTGCGGTGATCCACGCCGCGGCGCAGGGCACGGCGATGCCGACCGTGCTGATGGGCGACCTCAACGAATGGAGTGCCGAGCGGGGCTGCCTGGCCGACTTCGCCCGCCACTACAGCTTTGCGCCATGCGGTCGCAGCTTCCATGCGCGGCGGCCGGTGGCGCGGCTCGACCGGATCATGCATTGCGGGAAGCTGACGCTGAAGGATTGCGGCGTGCATGAAAGCGCGGCGGCCAGGAAAGCGTCGGACCATCTGCCGATCTGGGCCGAATTTGCCCTTGGGTAGGCCCCGCTCCTTTTGGTTGCCATTCCTGCCGCCCTCTGCGATTCCTGCGCCATGAAGGAGAGGGAATTACGGCTGGCGCTGGTCTGCTATGGCGGGATCAGCCTGGCCATCTACATGCACGGCATCACCAAGGAAGTCTGGCGGCTGGCGCGGGCGAGCCGAGCCTTTCACGACAATAGCCCGCCCAGCGGCAGCAGCGAGGCGGTCTATCGCCAGATGCTGGAAGCGATCGAGGCGCACGGCGGCATCAGGCTGCGCGTCATGCCCGACATCATCGCCGGGGCGAGCGCGGGCGGGATCAACGGCATCTTCCTGGCGCAGGCGATCGAGACCGGCCAGTCGCTGGACCCGCTGACCGACCTGTGGCTGGACAATGCCGATGTCGACCGGCTGCTCGACCCGGACGCACGGCCGGCGCGGGCGCTGACCAAATTCTGGGCGACGCCGCTGGTGTGGATGGCGGCGCGGCGGCCGGGCGATGCGGTGGAGCGCACCGTCGCACCCGACACGCGCGAGGAGGTGCGGATGAAGCTGTCCCGCTTCATCCGGTCGCGCTGGTTCGAACCGCCCTTTGGCGGGGAGATATTCTCGACGATGCTGATCGACGCCTTCGATGCGATGGCGGCGGCCGAGGCAGGATCGCCACTGCTGCCCGAGGGCCATCCGCTCGACCTGTTCGTCACCGTCACCGACTTCGAGGGCCATCCCCAGAGCCTGAATCTCAACAGCCCGCCGCAGGTGATCGAGACAGAGCATCGGCTGTCGATCGGCTTCAAGGCGCGCGGACGGGGGAAACGGACCTTCGCCGATACGGCCGAGCTGGTCTTTGCCGCGCGGGCGACCGCCAGCTTTCCGGGCGCCTTCCCGCCCTTCACCGTGCGCGAACTGGACCGGGTGCTCAGGCGCCGCCATCGCGGCTGGCCGACGCGCGACGCCTTCCTGGCCCGCGCCCTGCCCCGCCATGCCGCGCGCGGGACGGCCGAGGACGCGGTGCTGATCGACGGATCGGTGCTGGCCAACGCCCCCTTCGCCCAGGCGATCGGCGCGCTGCGCAACCGGCCGTCGCGGCGCGAGGTCGACCGGCGCTTCGTCTATATCGATCCCAAGCCGGGCCATCGATCGATCCGGCTCAACAAGGAAGGCGAGCAGGAAGATGCGCCGACCGGCGAGAGCGCACCCCTGCCCGGATTTTTCCGCACCATCTTCGGCGCGCTGAGCGACATTCCGCGCGAGCAGCCGATCCGTGACAATCTGGAGGCGATCGACCGCCATAGCGCGCGCATCCGAAGGATGCGGCGCATCCTCGATGCGCTGCGGCCGGGCATCGAGGAAGAGGTGGAAAGCGCGATCGGCCGGATGCTCTTCCTCGACCGGCCAACGCCCGCCCGCCTTTCCGCCTGGCGCGCCAAGGCCCAGCAGCGGGCGGCGAGCGCGGCCGGCTTTGCCTATCCGGCCTATGGCCACCTCAAACTGTCGGGCATCGTCGAATCGCTCTGCGCGCTGCTGTTCCGCCTCAGCGGCGAGGACAGCGCGATGATGCGCGAAGCCTATCGCCAGGCGATCTGGGCGGAGATTCGCAAGGCCGGGGCGGACCAGCTGGCCGAGGAGAACGGATCGGCCTCCGCCCCGGTCGCCTTCTTCCGCGCGCATGACCTGGCCTTCCGCATCCGCCGCCTGCGCTATCTGGCGCGACGGCTGGCCGACACGCTGGAACTGGAGGCGGATGCCGACGATCCGGCGGTGCAGGCGATGCACGACGCCATCTATGGCGCGCTGACCCTCTATGCCGAATGCGAGGACAGCGATTTCCACGGCGCCGAGGTGGTCGCGGCTGCCAAGGCAGTACCGGCCGACGCCGCCGCCGCGCTGGACGCGGTGGCGCAGGCGCGCGGCCTGAAGGCGCGCGACGACGCGGCCGACCTGATGCTGGCGGAAGCCTTCGCGGGGCTGCCCAGGGTCGGGCGCAGGACGATGCTGCTCGCCTATCTCGGCTTTCCCTTCACCGACATTGCCACCCTACCGTTGCTTCAGGGTGACACTCTGGATGAATATGATCCGGTGAAGGTCGACCGCATCTCGCCCGAGGATTGCACGGCGATCCGCGCGGGCGGCGCGGAATCCATGCTCAAAGGCATAGAATTCAACAATTTCGGAGCCTTCTTTAGCAGGGTCTATCGCGAGAACGACTATCTCTGGGGCCGGCTCCATGGGGTCGAGCGGCTTCTGGATATCGTGAATTCGGCAACACCCGCGGCAAGCCGTCTTTCCCCCGTCTTGCTCGCCGATTATAGGCGTGCCGCGTTTCTGGCGATCCTCGACGAGGAAGAGTCGCGGCTGCCGCATGTTGCGGATTTGATCGCCAGCTTGCGGGAGGAAATCGGTTGAGCAGGCAGGTGGTGCTGGTTCCGATGGTGATGATGCTGGCGCTGGTCGCCGGCTGCCGTGCGTCGGACGAAGCCGCGCAGGCCGACAATGGCCCGACCGCGCCGCCCATCGCCGCCGTCGCCGACAATGCCGCGACGCCGGCCCCTCCTGCTCCGCCGGCCGAGGCGCCCAAACCCGGACCGGTGGTGACCGTCCGCGCCCAGCCCGCGCCTTACTTCCCGCTCGACCTGCCGCCCTCCGACGTCGCGGCGAGCGCGGCCCCCTTCCCGCGCGAAGTCACCGAGTTCATGGTGGCGCGCGATGGTTGCGACCATTTCCGGGGCGAGGAGCCCTATGATGCAGAGCGACGCGTCTATATCGAGGAAAGCATCGCCGAACTATGCCGGGGCACCGATGCGAAGCTGGCCATGCTGCGTCGCCGCTATGCCGGCGATCCGTCGGTCATCTCCGCGCTGCACGGCTATGATGACCGGATCGAGACCAGCACCCTTTACTGACCCCGGCCGGATCGGCACCGCCCCCCTCAGCCGAGCAGCGCATCGATCGCATGGGCGAGGTCTATGTCGCGCCGTGACAGGCCGCCCGCATCATGGGTGGTGAGGAGAATGTCCACGCGGTTGTAGACATTCGACCATTCGGGATGATGGTCGGCCTTTTCCGCGAGGATCGCGACGCGGGTCATGAAGCCGAAGGCGGCGTTGAAGTCGGCGAAGATGAAGCGGCGCGAGATACCCTCCGGCCCGGCCGACGGCGTCCATTCGGGCAGGTCGGCCAGCGCGACCGCCCGTTCCGCTTCGTTCAATCTGGCAATCATGGCCTCATCCTCGAAATTGCTTGTCTCCCGTGATTGTTTAGCGTGATTTCGGGGCTGGGGAATGTTCCATTTGCCGCGAAACCACTTTATGCCGCAGCCATGTCATCGCCCCGCTTCGCGCCCACCAAGGAAGAGATCGAAACGCTCGCGCTGGCAGCGCTCAATCGCCTGCCCGCACCATTCGACGAGCATCTCGCCAATGTCCTGCTGTTCGTGGAGGAATTCGCGTCGGCCGATATCCTCAAGGAGATGGAACTGGACGACCCGTTCGAGCTGACCGGCCTCTACAGCGGGCGCAGCATCGGGCAGGAGGCGCAGACCGGGGACATGCCGCCGACCGTCCATCTGTTCCGCCGGCCGCTGCTGGATGAATGGGTGGAGACGGGCGTACCGCTCGACGCGCTCGTCACCCATGTGGTGGTGCATGAGATCGGCCATCATTTCGGCCTGTCCGACATCGACATGCATGTGTTGGAGGACATGGTCACCCTATGACCGGCGCCGCGCTGCGCCTGGCCGATGTCGCCTGCCTGCGCGGCGGACGGATGCTGTTCCGGGGCGTGAGCCTGACGCTGAAGCCGGGTGGCGGCGCGCTGCTGACCGGGCCGAACGGCGTGGGCAAGTCCAGCCTGCTGCGGGTGATCGGGGGGCTGCTGCCCGCCTTTGCCGGGACGATCACGCTGTCGGGCGGCGTGGGCATGGCCGATGAGCGGCTGGCGCTGGACATGGACCTGCCGCTGGGCAGGGCGCTGGATTTCTGGGCGAAGCTGGATCGGGCCGAGCCGGATGCCGTGGCCGCGGCGCTGGAGG
This window encodes:
- a CDS encoding patatin-like protein; its protein translation is MKERELRLALVCYGGISLAIYMHGITKEVWRLARASRAFHDNSPPSGSSEAVYRQMLEAIEAHGGIRLRVMPDIIAGASAGGINGIFLAQAIETGQSLDPLTDLWLDNADVDRLLDPDARPARALTKFWATPLVWMAARRPGDAVERTVAPDTREEVRMKLSRFIRSRWFEPPFGGEIFSTMLIDAFDAMAAAEAGSPLLPEGHPLDLFVTVTDFEGHPQSLNLNSPPQVIETEHRLSIGFKARGRGKRTFADTAELVFAARATASFPGAFPPFTVRELDRVLRRRHRGWPTRDAFLARALPRHAARGTAEDAVLIDGSVLANAPFAQAIGALRNRPSRREVDRRFVYIDPKPGHRSIRLNKEGEQEDAPTGESAPLPGFFRTIFGALSDIPREQPIRDNLEAIDRHSARIRRMRRILDALRPGIEEEVESAIGRMLFLDRPTPARLSAWRAKAQQRAASAAGFAYPAYGHLKLSGIVESLCALLFRLSGEDSAMMREAYRQAIWAEIRKAGADQLAEENGSASAPVAFFRAHDLAFRIRRLRYLARRLADTLELEADADDPAVQAMHDAIYGALTLYAECEDSDFHGAEVVAAAKAVPADAAAALDAVAQARGLKARDDAADLMLAEAFAGLPRVGRRTMLLAYLGFPFTDIATLPLLQGDTLDEYDPVKVDRISPEDCTAIRAGGAESMLKGIEFNNFGAFFSRVYRENDYLWGRLHGVERLLDIVNSATPAASRLSPVLLADYRRAAFLAILDEEESRLPHVADLIASLREEIG
- a CDS encoding CvpA family protein translates to MNAIDILVLLAIGGCAVLGLLRGFVLETLSLIAWVLAIFAIRLFHASAAELLSAFVGNSSGAAMLALVLVFGVTFGVGKLIAHAIGRRTRQSILGPVDRVLGAGFGAVKGLIGATLVFLAFSLVYDTFYGSAARRPDWLSDARTYPLLNASGQAISEFLAEQRAKKPAAEDRD
- the obgE gene encoding GTPase ObgE; translated protein: MHFLDQAKIYIKSGWGGPGAVSFRREKYVEYGGPDGGNGGKGGDIIFEAVAGLNTLIDFRYTQHFKAQRGQPGMGKNRYGAGGNDLVIKVPVGTQILSDPQPIEGSEDEDGYPDFEEQEVLADFTEVGQRVTFLRGGDGGRGNLSYKTSTNRAPRQHGTGWPGQEMWVWLRLKLLADVGLVGMPNAGKSTLINQVTNTKAKVGAYAFTTTKPQLGVVLHRDREFVLADIPGLIEGAAEGAGIGDRFLGHIERCRVLLHLIDATGDDPVDAFRIVTDELAAYGGGLEDKPQIVALNKGDLLGKELMEDIAAQLREEAGVEDVFIISGATGEGVGALMDAVLPMLDQDAEDEEDEDGGEEGEATWSPI
- a CDS encoding metallopeptidase family protein — encoded protein: MSSPRFAPTKEEIETLALAALNRLPAPFDEHLANVLLFVEEFASADILKEMELDDPFELTGLYSGRSIGQEAQTGDMPPTVHLFRRPLLDEWVETGVPLDALVTHVVVHEIGHHFGLSDIDMHVLEDMVTL
- a CDS encoding NAD(P)H-binding protein produces the protein MTGATGFVGAEVLEQALGEGLRVNALTRRAQPPRAKLKWVPGSLEDAAALDTLVRDADAVVHIAGVVNAPDRDGFEAGNARGTVAVVDAMRRRGIRRLVHVSSLAAREPNLSDYGWSKALAERHVKASGLDWTIVRPPAIYGPGDREMLELFRMARRGIMMLPPGGRLSVIHVGDLARLLLALAQEKESSLTRTFEVDDGTPEGWDHKEFGAAIGRAVGRAVRTVATPEWLLNVAARTDRLVRGRKAKLTPDRVDYFCHPDWVVTKRKQPPKRLWLPQVQTEEGLKATAEAYREKGWL
- the ccmA gene encoding heme ABC exporter ATP-binding protein CcmA; the encoded protein is MTGAALRLADVACLRGGRMLFRGVSLTLKPGGGALLTGPNGVGKSSLLRVIGGLLPAFAGTITLSGGVGMADERLALDMDLPLGRALDFWAKLDRAEPDAVAAALEAMALTRLADVPVRMLSTGQRKRAMLARVIASGAGIWLLDEPGNGLDMASLDLLGRAVATHLAAGGIVVAASHQPLPIDAPVTLALADHRAEAA
- the proB gene encoding glutamate 5-kinase, with protein sequence MTNPLSGFPPELVRRLVIKIGSALLVDPAGEVRVDWLRTLVADVAIRKAAGQQVIIVSSGAIALGARRLKLPKGGRGSLEDAQAAAATGQIALSQCWASLLAEKGITAAQMLVTLDDLENRRRYLNASATLERLMALDVVPVVNENDSVATAEIRFGDNDRLAARIGQAARADAVALLSDVDGLYTANPHADASAMLIETIETIDARIAAMADGGSASGMGSGGMVSKIQAARIATGAGAHLAIISGKVDAPLSHWANGGKGSIFLAAQAKGARKGWLAGRLTTRGRLIVDAGAEKALGKGNSLLPAGVARVEGVFDRGDVVDIVAQDGRVIARGLIEYDSEAAGKIAGRRSEEIPVLLGEMPRSVLVHRDHMAMI
- a CDS encoding endonuclease/exonuclease/phosphatase family protein produces the protein MKTIRVASYNIRKAIGTDRRRVPERVLEVLAEVDADIVALQEADRRFGVRSAAIPPLLMDQQSSYRPVPLNVQVDSMGWHGNALLVRKEAEIGAHDVLHLPYLEPRGATMAEVSLKGAAVRVFGMHLDLSGLWRRKQAAAVIHAAAQGTAMPTVLMGDLNEWSAERGCLADFARHYSFAPCGRSFHARRPVARLDRIMHCGKLTLKDCGVHESAAARKASDHLPIWAEFALG
- a CDS encoding 4a-hydroxytetrahydrobiopterin dehydratase, with amino-acid sequence MIARLNEAERAVALADLPEWTPSAGPEGISRRFIFADFNAAFGFMTRVAILAEKADHHPEWSNVYNRVDILLTTHDAGGLSRRDIDLAHAIDALLG
- the radA gene encoding DNA repair protein RadA, with product MAKAKRKFVCQQCGTVTSRWLGQCEDCGEWNSIVEEAGETVFSARHDLQNGGRAITLVGLDSAVELPPRTSTGIAEFDRALGGGIVTGSATLIGGDPGIGKSTLLLQAAARIASRGLSVAYISGEEAADQVRLRAQRLGLGNAPVQLASATSVRDILTTLGEGAPPALLIIDSIQTMHSDLIEGAPGTVSQVRASSQELIKFAKQRGTALILVGHVTKDGSIAGPRVLEHMVDTVLAFEGERSHQYRILRAVKNRFGGTDEIGVFAMVAEGLEEVANPSALFLTNRDETVTGATVFPALEGTRPVLVEIQALVVRLSSGATPRRAVVGWDSGRLAMILAVLEARCGLSFSTCEVYLNIAGGYRLSDPAADLAVAAALISAMSERPVPADIVLFGEIALSSEIRPVAHSPLRLREAAKLGFDRAYIPASAADGVKGIAVSGFRTLAQLVDQMLGRG